The Catenuloplanes niger genome includes a window with the following:
- a CDS encoding TetR/AcrR family transcriptional regulator translates to MTEREHTADTEPRRRRRGSTGPADDASVRAALIEAAQRQLASAPDGDIATRAVCEEVGVTQPVLYRLFGDKNGLLDAVADAAFERYARRKQDLEVTDDPVADLHTGWNDHMAFAAENPALYQLMFAPRPHSAATAYRRILDLLEATLTRCAATGALATTPRLAAQLILPANIGAALSRIARPDLFDDPALPDRTRDAIFAAVLTESTTPGAPDPLRAAARQLRSQLTLTGTDTLEPVETALLDRWLERIGEPH, encoded by the coding sequence ATGACCGAGCGGGAACACACTGCCGACACCGAGCCGCGTCGGCGCCGGCGCGGCTCCACCGGACCGGCCGACGACGCCTCGGTACGCGCCGCGCTCATCGAAGCGGCTCAGCGACAGCTGGCCTCGGCACCCGACGGCGACATCGCCACCCGGGCCGTGTGCGAGGAGGTCGGCGTCACCCAGCCGGTGCTGTACCGGCTCTTCGGCGACAAGAACGGCCTGCTCGACGCCGTCGCCGACGCGGCCTTCGAGCGCTACGCGCGCCGCAAACAGGACCTCGAGGTCACCGACGACCCCGTGGCCGACCTGCACACCGGATGGAACGACCACATGGCGTTCGCGGCCGAGAACCCCGCGCTCTACCAGCTGATGTTCGCGCCCCGCCCGCACTCCGCCGCGACCGCGTACCGCCGGATCCTGGATCTGCTCGAAGCGACCCTGACGCGCTGCGCGGCCACCGGCGCCCTCGCCACCACACCGCGCCTGGCCGCCCAGCTGATCCTGCCGGCCAACATCGGGGCGGCGCTGAGCCGCATCGCCCGGCCGGACCTGTTCGACGACCCGGCCCTGCCGGACCGGACCCGAGACGCGATCTTCGCCGCGGTGCTCACCGAATCGACGACCCCCGGCGCGCCGGACCCGCTCCGCGCCGCCGCCCGCCAGCTGCGCTCCCAGCTGACCCTCACCGGCACCGACACCCTCGAGCCGGTCGAAACCGCGCTGCTCGACCGCTGGCTCGAACGCATCGGCGAGCCCCACTGA
- a CDS encoding TetR/AcrR family transcriptional regulator, with product MNLRERKKLAAWRAIRAAALRLFDKHGYDAVTVEQIAAAANVSRATFFNYFASKEAVVFDQDPEERDNWRALMDARPAGEPLWDSLTAIMIGFNERLADRMPLQRRLKARSPALAQSTQELGQQFRTDLHDWITARAGDTDPMPAVLQLNLAFAATSTAYQTWRADETFDAYLHRLRHCLDHAGAGPATTPR from the coding sequence ATGAACCTGCGGGAACGGAAGAAACTGGCCGCGTGGCGCGCGATCCGGGCCGCCGCGCTGCGGCTGTTCGACAAGCACGGCTACGACGCCGTCACCGTCGAGCAGATCGCCGCCGCCGCGAACGTCTCCCGCGCGACGTTCTTCAACTACTTCGCGAGCAAGGAAGCCGTCGTCTTCGACCAGGACCCCGAGGAACGCGACAACTGGCGCGCACTGATGGACGCCCGCCCCGCCGGCGAACCGCTGTGGGACTCCCTGACCGCGATCATGATCGGCTTCAATGAACGCCTCGCCGACCGGATGCCCCTGCAGCGCCGCCTCAAGGCGCGGTCACCGGCGCTCGCCCAGTCCACCCAGGAACTCGGCCAGCAGTTCCGCACCGACCTGCACGACTGGATCACCGCCCGGGCCGGCGACACCGACCCCATGCCGGCCGTCCTGCAGCTCAACCTCGCGTTCGCCGCGACCTCCACGGCCTACCAGACGTGGCGGGCCGACGAGACCTTCGACGCGTACCTGCACCGCCTCCGGCACTGCCTCGACCACGCCGGCGCCGGCCCCGCCACCACCCCTCGCTGA
- a CDS encoding aldo/keto reductase: protein MSQLPLALGGTTFGWTSDEDTSHRVLDMFVDAGGTFVDTSDSYSYWAPGHTGGESEHIIGSWLARGDRDRIVLGSKVGDRPGLRGLAADTVAAAIDGSLQRLRTDHIDLYWAHFDDPGTPLEDTAVAFDGLVRAGKVRQIGLSNYTGERIRAWVEFARREGLAVPVALQPLYNLVSREPYERDVAPVAADLGLAVYPYQAPASGLLTGKYASAADLEGGGQRRYMAREFLNDNDRALATVRVVREIARERGTVAATVAMSWLRGRPGVAAPIASARTVAQLPPMLASATFELTVEERDRLDRPAPD, encoded by the coding sequence ATGAGTCAACTCCCTCTCGCTCTCGGTGGCACCACCTTCGGCTGGACCAGTGACGAGGACACGTCCCACCGCGTCCTGGACATGTTCGTCGACGCCGGTGGCACGTTCGTCGACACCTCCGACAGCTACTCGTACTGGGCTCCCGGGCACACCGGCGGCGAATCGGAACACATCATCGGTTCCTGGCTCGCGCGCGGTGACCGCGACCGGATCGTGCTCGGCAGCAAGGTCGGTGACCGTCCCGGGTTGAGGGGCCTCGCCGCGGACACCGTCGCCGCCGCGATCGACGGGTCACTCCAGCGGCTTCGAACCGATCATATCGACCTCTACTGGGCGCACTTCGACGATCCCGGCACGCCGCTGGAGGACACGGCGGTGGCGTTCGACGGCCTGGTCCGCGCCGGGAAGGTGCGTCAGATCGGTCTGTCCAACTACACCGGCGAGCGGATCCGCGCGTGGGTCGAGTTCGCGCGCCGGGAGGGACTCGCCGTGCCCGTCGCGCTGCAGCCGCTCTACAACCTGGTCAGCCGCGAACCGTACGAGCGGGACGTGGCTCCGGTCGCCGCGGACCTCGGGCTCGCCGTCTATCCGTACCAGGCGCCGGCCTCGGGCCTGCTCACCGGCAAGTACGCCAGTGCCGCCGATCTGGAGGGCGGCGGCCAGCGGCGCTACATGGCGCGTGAGTTCCTCAACGACAACGACAGGGCCCTGGCCACCGTACGGGTGGTGCGGGAAATCGCGCGGGAGCGCGGCACCGTGGCGGCCACCGTCGCGATGTCCTGGCTGCGTGGGCGCCCGGGCGTGGCGGCTCCGATCGCGAGCGCCCGGACCGTCGCGCAGTTGCCGCCGATGCTGGCCTCCGCCACGTTCGAACTGACCGTGGAGGAGCGCGACCGGCTCGACCGGCCCGCGCCGGACTGA
- a CDS encoding AraC family transcriptional regulator, which produces MDRQNHFDFGAYAGYDTSRLHTNLYSWDAAGWRALLVQGFTHLDSTGVIDLPATSSYHVWLVVSGRGTMRVEQGDGRRTVPIAPGLIGGAVGGDASRLLFEVTEPMTTVHVHLPDHTVRRVSAEMAAPAATHVPADDGLLPPMLTSLADAVRRGAGDLHAQTAAEFLAVHLLGRTGRAGRAGHEDRRVRAAIDIMHERMAEPLQLADLAREVHLSTFHFLRVFRQTTGLTPARYLTRLRIDAARRCLERGMGVGQTAIRCGFGGTAQFSAAFLRETGVRPSAYPTGGDRPPPPATA; this is translated from the coding sequence GTGGATCGTCAGAACCATTTCGACTTCGGCGCCTATGCGGGCTACGACACGTCGCGACTCCATACGAATCTGTACAGCTGGGACGCGGCGGGCTGGCGGGCCCTGCTCGTCCAGGGCTTCACGCACCTGGACTCGACCGGCGTGATCGACCTGCCCGCCACGTCCAGCTACCACGTGTGGCTGGTCGTGTCCGGACGCGGCACCATGCGGGTCGAGCAGGGAGACGGGCGGCGGACCGTACCGATCGCGCCCGGGCTGATCGGCGGCGCCGTGGGCGGCGACGCGAGCCGCCTGCTGTTCGAGGTCACCGAGCCGATGACCACCGTTCACGTGCACCTGCCCGACCACACGGTACGCAGAGTGTCCGCCGAGATGGCCGCCCCGGCCGCCACCCACGTCCCCGCCGACGACGGACTGCTGCCGCCGATGCTGACCTCGCTCGCGGACGCGGTACGCCGGGGCGCCGGCGACCTCCATGCGCAGACGGCCGCCGAGTTCCTCGCGGTGCACCTGCTGGGCCGGACCGGGCGCGCCGGACGAGCGGGGCATGAGGACCGGCGGGTCCGCGCCGCCATCGACATCATGCACGAGCGGATGGCCGAACCCCTGCAACTGGCCGACCTGGCACGGGAGGTGCACCTGAGCACCTTCCACTTCCTGCGGGTGTTCCGGCAGACCACCGGGCTGACCCCGGCCCGGTACCTGACCCGGTTACGCATCGATGCGGCCCGGCGCTGCCTGGAGCGCGGCATGGGCGTGGGGCAGACCGCCATCCGCTGCGGGTTCGGCGGCACCGCGCAGTTCTCGGCGGCCTTCCTGCGGGAGACCGGCGTCCGCCCATCGGCATACCCGACCGGCGGCGACCGGCCCCCGCCACCCGCCACGGCCTGA
- a CDS encoding SDR family NAD(P)-dependent oxidoreductase, which translates to MAEKRFLDRVALVTGGGSGMGAAIALRLAAEGATTVIAGRDPEKLSRVAERAPEGSTVIPRSVDVGDEPAVVALVDDMIERFGRLDVLVNCAGVTDIGLFADLDAKTWRDTFAVNADGLFHAARAAIPHLKATRGSIVNIGSSNALRNNYGQVAYGASKSAAENLSASIAIECGADGVRANTVHPGVIFPTGMTGQMADHPGLLESYAAHIPMRRAGTPEEIAAVVAFLASPEAGYINGASIVVDGGLNQVMHLPAVVPVSAATPDHGGRRA; encoded by the coding sequence ATGGCCGAAAAACGCTTTCTCGACAGGGTCGCACTGGTGACCGGTGGCGGGTCCGGGATGGGAGCGGCGATCGCTCTGCGACTCGCCGCGGAAGGCGCGACGACCGTCATCGCCGGTCGTGACCCCGAGAAGCTCAGCCGAGTCGCCGAGCGGGCGCCCGAGGGCAGCACCGTCATCCCGCGGTCGGTCGACGTCGGCGACGAACCGGCGGTCGTCGCGCTGGTCGACGACATGATCGAGAGGTTCGGCCGGCTCGACGTCCTGGTGAACTGCGCGGGGGTCACCGACATCGGCCTGTTCGCCGACCTGGACGCCAAGACCTGGCGCGACACGTTCGCCGTCAACGCGGACGGGTTGTTCCACGCGGCTCGTGCGGCGATCCCGCACCTCAAGGCGACCAGGGGCAGCATCGTCAACATCGGTTCGTCGAACGCGCTGCGGAACAACTACGGCCAGGTCGCCTACGGGGCGTCCAAGAGCGCGGCGGAGAACCTGAGCGCCAGCATCGCGATCGAGTGCGGCGCGGACGGCGTCCGCGCGAACACGGTGCACCCCGGCGTGATCTTCCCGACCGGCATGACCGGGCAGATGGCCGACCACCCGGGACTGCTGGAGTCCTATGCGGCCCACATCCCCATGCGCCGTGCGGGAACGCCCGAGGAGATCGCCGCGGTGGTCGCCTTCCTGGCGAGTCCCGAAGCCGGTTACATCAACGGTGCGTCCATCGTTGTCGACGGCGGTCTCAACCAGGTCATGCACCTTCCGGCCGTGGTCCCGGTTTCGGCGGCCACGCCGGACCACGGCGGCCGGCGGGCGTGA
- a CDS encoding xanthine dehydrogenase family protein molybdopterin-binding subunit: MPVSPLGREIDRVDGRSKVTGAAQYAADYPVADVAYAYVVTSTIAKGRILAMDTAAAVAAPGVRAVFHPDRNLGFRPPRAGSPALMVENYLPLQDREVRYYGQAVAMVVAETFEQARDAAALITTTYESAPPRISLEAHSPGVQPPLPPNMGPANVTVLAPGVDSIDAALAASDVRVEATFHQPVQHHVAMEPHASVARWNEARTEVTVWTGSQSPMIAAQLLADRLHLPLEAVRVICTYTGGGFGSRVRSWNDSILAVGAAYQLGRPVKVVMTREQVFTMVGHRGQINHTVRLGASRAGVLQAVSHESDAELPAVGGWPMLPATDTTDTLYRTPNLHVRQRFVTLDMPPSWAMRGPNEAPGAFALETLMDEIAVRTGVDPVEVRLRNYAAVSPSTGKTFSSKHLEECYRVGARRFGWSARRAEPRSRTDGEWLIGMGMATAIYPGNRMPVNASVELRDDDTAVVSTATSDIGTGALTVLAIVGADQLGIPMRKVTPRLGDSWLPPGATAAGSAATSSTVPSVVAAAEGAIAELRRLAVSEPASPWHGADLADVTYAEGRLSGAGRSMTFGRLLAVLGRKSLVVDRQTALAPEMIAQYEFHSFGAHFCEVRVNRFTGEPRVTRFTTVVDAGRVVNAQAARSQIVGGVIFGIGQALLEKNPVETGTGRLAASNMADYMVPVNADVPDIDVHLLREPDPHVGALGTRGLGELGAVGSAAAIGNAVYNATGIRRYDLPITLDKLLP, encoded by the coding sequence ATGCCTGTCTCACCCCTCGGCCGCGAGATCGACCGCGTCGACGGCCGGTCGAAGGTCACCGGTGCGGCGCAGTACGCGGCGGACTATCCGGTCGCCGATGTCGCGTACGCGTACGTCGTCACCAGCACGATCGCGAAAGGCCGGATCCTGGCGATGGACACGGCGGCGGCGGTGGCCGCCCCCGGGGTCCGCGCGGTTTTCCACCCGGACCGGAACCTGGGCTTCAGGCCACCGCGGGCCGGCTCGCCGGCGCTGATGGTGGAGAACTATCTGCCCCTGCAGGACCGTGAGGTCCGGTACTACGGCCAGGCCGTCGCCATGGTCGTCGCCGAGACGTTCGAGCAGGCGCGGGACGCGGCGGCGCTGATCACCACGACCTACGAGTCCGCGCCCCCGCGGATCTCGCTGGAGGCGCACAGTCCCGGTGTGCAGCCGCCCCTGCCGCCCAACATGGGACCGGCGAACGTCACGGTGCTCGCGCCGGGCGTCGACTCGATCGACGCGGCCCTGGCCGCCAGCGACGTGCGGGTCGAGGCCACGTTCCACCAGCCCGTCCAGCACCACGTCGCGATGGAACCGCACGCGTCCGTCGCCCGGTGGAACGAGGCGAGGACCGAGGTGACCGTCTGGACCGGCTCGCAGTCCCCGATGATAGCCGCACAGCTGCTCGCGGACCGGCTGCACCTGCCGCTGGAGGCGGTCCGGGTCATCTGCACCTACACCGGCGGTGGCTTCGGCAGCCGGGTGCGGTCGTGGAACGACTCGATCCTCGCCGTCGGCGCCGCCTACCAGCTGGGCCGTCCGGTGAAAGTGGTGATGACCCGCGAGCAGGTGTTCACCATGGTCGGGCACCGAGGCCAGATCAACCACACCGTCCGCCTGGGCGCCTCCCGCGCCGGGGTGCTGCAGGCGGTCAGCCACGAGAGCGACGCCGAGCTGCCGGCGGTCGGTGGATGGCCGATGCTGCCCGCGACCGACACCACCGACACGCTCTACCGGACCCCCAACCTGCACGTCCGTCAGCGGTTCGTCACGCTCGACATGCCGCCGAGCTGGGCGATGCGGGGACCCAACGAGGCACCCGGCGCGTTCGCGCTGGAGACGCTGATGGACGAGATCGCGGTCCGGACCGGCGTCGACCCGGTCGAGGTGCGGCTGCGCAACTACGCCGCCGTCAGTCCCAGCACGGGTAAGACCTTCTCCAGCAAGCACCTGGAGGAGTGCTATCGCGTCGGCGCGCGGCGCTTCGGCTGGTCGGCCCGCCGGGCCGAGCCCCGTAGCCGGACCGACGGCGAGTGGCTGATCGGCATGGGGATGGCCACCGCCATCTATCCCGGTAACCGCATGCCGGTCAACGCCAGCGTGGAACTGCGCGACGACGACACCGCGGTCGTGTCCACCGCGACCAGCGACATAGGCACCGGCGCGCTCACCGTGCTCGCCATCGTCGGGGCAGACCAGCTGGGCATCCCGATGCGGAAGGTGACTCCGCGCCTCGGCGACTCCTGGTTGCCGCCGGGGGCGACCGCCGCCGGCTCCGCGGCGACCTCCAGCACCGTACCGTCGGTCGTGGCCGCCGCCGAGGGGGCGATCGCCGAACTGCGGCGGCTCGCGGTGTCCGAACCGGCCTCGCCGTGGCACGGCGCCGACCTCGCCGACGTCACCTACGCCGAGGGGCGCCTGAGCGGGGCGGGCCGTTCGATGACCTTCGGGCGGCTGCTGGCCGTCCTCGGCCGCAAGAGCCTGGTCGTGGACCGGCAGACGGCGCTCGCTCCCGAGATGATCGCGCAGTACGAGTTCCACAGCTTCGGGGCGCACTTCTGCGAGGTGCGCGTCAACCGGTTCACCGGGGAGCCGCGCGTCACCCGCTTCACCACGGTGGTGGACGCCGGCCGGGTCGTCAACGCGCAGGCCGCCCGCAGCCAGATCGTCGGCGGTGTCATCTTCGGCATCGGGCAGGCCCTGCTGGAGAAGAACCCCGTGGAGACCGGCACCGGCCGGCTGGCCGCGTCGAACATGGCCGACTACATGGTGCCGGTCAACGCCGATGTCCCGGACATCGACGTGCACCTGCTCCGCGAGCCAGATCCCCACGTCGGTGCCCTCGGCACCCGCGGACTGGGGGAGCTGGGCGCGGTCGGCTCGGCCGCCGCGATCGGCAACGCCGTCTACAACGCCACCGGCATCCGCCGCTACGACCTTCCGATCACGCTGGACAAGCTGCTGCCGTGA
- a CDS encoding carotenoid biosynthesis protein, with translation MRTDRRTTTLWWFIAAQLVLAVGTTLAGWPQPILNVVLLVVIVAMHALRRYTLASFAVFAGITFVVSNVYENLSIVTGFPFGDYYYSDALGLKLFLVPLVIAPAYFATGYFSWQIAHVLLAVRDARPRGRDVVLVPLIASFVMVMWDLVMDPNAATAGGSWIWEDGGGYFGVPVSNFAGWFLCVYTIFQLFAFYLARRGPAAIRPEAETVGDAFWYQAIVPYVSVALVLTARFLTREDGIVTDPAGQNWQLADLGETTMLVSVFTMYFVALLSTLLVGRSRRDRTPV, from the coding sequence ATGCGCACCGACCGTCGAACAACGACTCTGTGGTGGTTCATCGCCGCGCAGCTGGTGCTGGCGGTGGGCACCACGCTCGCCGGGTGGCCGCAGCCGATCCTGAACGTGGTGCTGCTCGTGGTGATCGTGGCGATGCACGCGCTGCGCCGCTACACGCTCGCCTCGTTCGCGGTCTTCGCGGGGATCACGTTCGTGGTGAGCAATGTCTACGAGAACCTCAGCATCGTGACCGGCTTCCCGTTCGGCGACTACTACTACTCGGACGCCCTCGGGCTCAAGCTGTTCCTGGTCCCGCTCGTGATCGCGCCCGCGTACTTCGCCACCGGATACTTCTCCTGGCAGATCGCGCATGTCCTGCTCGCCGTCCGGGACGCGCGGCCGCGTGGCCGGGACGTCGTCCTCGTACCGCTGATCGCCAGCTTCGTGATGGTGATGTGGGACCTCGTCATGGACCCGAACGCGGCGACCGCGGGTGGCTCGTGGATCTGGGAGGACGGTGGCGGCTACTTCGGCGTGCCGGTCTCCAACTTCGCCGGCTGGTTCCTGTGCGTCTACACGATCTTCCAGCTCTTCGCGTTCTACCTCGCCCGACGCGGTCCGGCCGCGATCCGGCCCGAGGCCGAGACCGTCGGTGACGCCTTCTGGTACCAGGCGATCGTGCCGTACGTCAGCGTCGCCCTGGTCCTGACGGCGCGCTTCCTCACCCGGGAGGACGGGATCGTGACCGACCCGGCCGGGCAGAACTGGCAGCTCGCCGATCTCGGTGAGACCACGATGCTGGTCTCCGTCTTCACCATGTACTTCGTGGCCCTGCTCAGCACGCTGCTGGTGGGCCGGTCACGGCGGGACCGCACGCCCGTCTGA
- a CDS encoding Imm1 family immunity protein has protein sequence MIHVAAVAGDVVARDAPEIDSLISCAVAGRWPYGASFLVGSVCHFTVLERAPGAAEYVRDNHLTVSVNPETGYGALMWCVSDRVAAERGGVFGRVWLSDNPIPPDADPEVVADPGDGMLFDPGSTLPLSSVRAALAEFCRVRSGERPQGIAWVPGDLRGRRSDRRHERPVTAAGDYSSPWV, from the coding sequence ATGATCCATGTTGCGGCGGTCGCCGGGGACGTTGTCGCACGGGACGCACCCGAGATCGATTCGCTGATCTCATGTGCCGTTGCCGGCAGGTGGCCGTACGGTGCGTCCTTTCTCGTGGGTAGTGTCTGTCACTTCACGGTGCTGGAGCGGGCGCCGGGTGCCGCGGAGTACGTGCGCGACAACCACCTCACTGTCTCGGTCAACCCGGAGACCGGCTACGGCGCGCTGATGTGGTGTGTCAGTGACCGGGTGGCCGCGGAACGGGGTGGCGTCTTCGGCCGGGTATGGCTTTCGGACAACCCGATCCCGCCGGATGCCGATCCTGAGGTCGTGGCGGATCCGGGCGACGGAATGCTGTTCGACCCCGGAAGCACCCTCCCGCTCTCCTCGGTCCGGGCCGCACTGGCGGAGTTCTGCCGGGTCCGCAGCGGGGAACGCCCGCAGGGCATCGCCTGGGTCCCCGGCGACCTGCGGGGCCGCCGGTCCGATCGTCGTCATGAGCGGCCGGTGACCGCGGCGGGCGACTACTCCAGCCCTTGGGTGTGA
- a CDS encoding ATP-binding protein — MSTTGAATAQIADLLRGQRQRSFVGRDEQIETFRAALAAPGVLFVHGAGGVGKSALLDAFAHHAAAEGRAVLRADTRHPLPAPEPGGQPVLLIDNYERLGRPDGWMREDYLPSLPAGSLVVLAGRDAPGPGWTADPAWRRLTTVMPLGNLPPEPARAYLSAEGIAPDHVTRLLDISHGHPLTLSMLVDAVRRGARPRTLADLPDLVGELLTRVVGTVPTPRHRTALEVCAHTPVTTEDLLRSVVGTDAAELFAWLRSLPFVEAGRYGLHPHDVVRDALDADLRWRDPDGYTAMAATLAAAQLERLRVTVDEDERFALMERGILLGAARTRFTSCHHPPPVLGVRADRLREHDSAPIVAMTSAWQGAEQAALAAYWLDHQPGAFRVFRTPSGEPAGYAACLELTEHDLGTDPGADTMWRWAHHNSPAQPGEKIRAWRFFVDRDHGQRPCPSSTLFIAAQTLDNMLLDDTAWTMVGAYAQAHEWTEMMAGGFAFAQVTGFTVGGTHYPVFAHDWRRAGVDAWRRQTRERQQGAPPRPAADGIALSRPVFAEAVRRALRDLHTPDRLRDNPLLASRTVRARLHEGQTPADGVRDLLRTAAGALRPDHGDLIDRTFLTPAKSQERVAAELHLSFSTYRRHRDRAVADITDWLWEREIHTLATPDGPHPSGARP; from the coding sequence GTGTCCACCACGGGCGCGGCCACGGCGCAGATCGCGGACCTGCTGCGGGGACAGCGGCAGCGGTCGTTCGTGGGCCGTGACGAGCAGATCGAGACCTTCCGGGCCGCGCTGGCCGCACCCGGCGTGCTCTTCGTGCACGGCGCCGGCGGCGTGGGCAAGAGCGCGCTGCTGGACGCGTTCGCGCACCACGCGGCCGCCGAGGGCCGCGCGGTCCTGCGCGCCGACACCCGGCACCCGCTGCCGGCGCCCGAGCCGGGTGGGCAGCCGGTCCTGCTGATCGACAATTACGAGCGTCTCGGCCGGCCCGACGGCTGGATGCGCGAGGACTACCTGCCCTCGCTGCCCGCCGGCAGCCTCGTGGTGCTCGCCGGCCGCGACGCGCCCGGGCCTGGGTGGACGGCCGATCCCGCCTGGCGCCGCTTGACGACGGTCATGCCGCTCGGCAACCTGCCACCCGAGCCGGCCCGGGCCTACCTGAGCGCCGAGGGCATCGCCCCCGACCACGTCACGCGGCTGCTGGACATCAGCCACGGGCATCCCCTCACGCTGTCGATGCTGGTCGACGCGGTACGGCGGGGCGCGCGGCCGCGTACCCTGGCCGACCTGCCGGACCTGGTCGGCGAGCTGCTGACCCGCGTAGTCGGCACCGTGCCCACCCCACGGCACCGCACCGCGCTGGAGGTCTGCGCGCACACACCGGTCACGACCGAGGACCTGCTGCGCTCGGTGGTCGGCACCGACGCCGCGGAGCTGTTCGCCTGGCTGCGATCGCTGCCCTTCGTCGAGGCGGGACGCTACGGCCTGCACCCCCACGACGTGGTCCGCGACGCCCTCGACGCGGACCTGCGCTGGCGCGACCCGGACGGCTACACCGCCATGGCCGCCACGCTCGCCGCCGCGCAGCTCGAACGGCTGCGCGTCACCGTCGACGAGGACGAGCGTTTCGCGCTGATGGAGCGGGGGATCCTGCTCGGCGCGGCGCGTACCCGGTTCACGTCCTGCCACCACCCGCCGCCGGTTCTCGGGGTCAGGGCCGACCGGCTGCGGGAACACGACTCGGCGCCGATCGTCGCCATGACCTCCGCGTGGCAGGGCGCGGAGCAGGCCGCGCTCGCCGCGTACTGGCTGGATCATCAGCCCGGCGCCTTCCGGGTCTTCCGCACGCCGTCGGGCGAACCGGCCGGCTACGCCGCCTGCCTGGAACTGACCGAACACGACCTCGGTACGGACCCGGGCGCCGACACGATGTGGCGCTGGGCGCACCACAACAGCCCGGCACAGCCCGGCGAGAAGATACGCGCGTGGCGCTTCTTCGTCGACCGCGACCACGGCCAGCGGCCCTGCCCGTCGTCGACGCTGTTCATCGCCGCCCAGACCCTCGACAACATGCTCCTGGACGACACCGCGTGGACGATGGTCGGCGCCTACGCGCAAGCCCACGAGTGGACCGAGATGATGGCGGGCGGCTTCGCCTTCGCCCAGGTCACCGGCTTCACCGTCGGCGGCACCCACTACCCGGTCTTCGCCCACGACTGGCGCCGGGCCGGCGTCGACGCGTGGCGCAGACAGACCCGGGAACGCCAGCAGGGCGCCCCGCCGCGACCCGCCGCCGACGGCATCGCACTGTCCCGGCCGGTGTTCGCCGAGGCCGTGCGCCGCGCCCTACGCGACCTGCATACCCCGGACCGGCTGCGCGACAATCCGCTCCTGGCTTCACGCACCGTGCGCGCCCGGCTCCATGAAGGCCAGACCCCGGCCGACGGCGTACGAGACCTGCTGCGCACCGCCGCCGGCGCGCTGCGCCCGGACCACGGCGACCTGATCGACCGCACGTTCCTGACGCCGGCCAAGTCCCAGGAACGCGTCGCGGCGGAACTGCACCTGTCGTTCAGCACCTACCGACGGCACCGCGACAGGGCGGTCGCGGACATCACCGACTGGCTCTGGGAACGCGAGATCCACACACTCGCCACGCCGGACGGTCCGCACCCGTCCGGCGCTCGACCGTGA
- a CDS encoding SDR family oxidoreductase has translation MSKVWFITGTSRGFGRSFAESALDRGDRVAATARDTATLDDLVAEHGDNVLPLALDVTDSAAVAAAVTAAHERFGRLDVVVNNAGYGLFGAIEEISEQQLRDQLETNLFGAFFVTQAVLPILRAQGSGHLIQISTIGGVGAFPNLGGYHASKWALEGFSEALAQEVAGFGIAVTLVEPGGFATDWAGSSAVHATPNPAYQPLRDAMAARAGGAQYGDPAAAGPALLQIVDADEPPLRVLFGSQPTGLVKHLYAQRLQTWADWEHVSHAAQG, from the coding sequence ATGAGCAAGGTCTGGTTCATCACCGGTACGTCCCGCGGCTTCGGCCGCTCCTTCGCCGAGTCCGCGCTCGACCGCGGCGATCGGGTCGCCGCGACCGCCCGCGACACCGCCACCCTCGACGACCTGGTCGCCGAGCACGGGGACAACGTCCTGCCACTGGCGCTGGACGTCACGGACTCCGCCGCGGTCGCCGCCGCGGTGACCGCCGCGCACGAGCGGTTCGGGCGGCTCGACGTGGTGGTCAACAACGCCGGCTACGGCCTGTTCGGCGCGATCGAGGAGATCAGCGAGCAGCAGCTGCGCGACCAGCTGGAGACGAACCTGTTCGGCGCGTTCTTCGTCACCCAGGCGGTCCTGCCGATCCTGCGCGCGCAGGGCAGCGGCCACCTCATCCAGATCTCCACCATCGGCGGGGTCGGCGCGTTCCCGAACCTCGGCGGTTACCACGCCTCCAAGTGGGCCCTCGAGGGCTTCTCCGAGGCCCTCGCCCAGGAGGTCGCCGGCTTCGGGATCGCGGTGACGCTGGTCGAGCCCGGCGGTTTCGCCACCGACTGGGCCGGTTCCTCCGCCGTGCACGCCACCCCGAACCCCGCCTACCAGCCACTGCGCGACGCCATGGCCGCCCGCGCGGGCGGCGCGCAGTACGGCGACCCGGCCGCCGCCGGCCCGGCGCTGCTGCAGATCGTCGACGCGGACGAGCCGCCGCTGCGCGTGCTGTTCGGCAGCCAGCCGACCGGCCTCGTCAAGCACCTCTACGCACAGCGCCTGCAGACCTGGGCCGACTGGGAGCACGTCTCCCACGCCGCGCAGGGCTGA